The window ACAACTCCTCAACCGACTGTTGATGCTGTCACCGCATCAGCATCATTGCTCCACCACGTAGCCTCCCCGCCAGACTGCCGACCGGACCTGATCGAGGATGGCGTACAGGCGGTTCGTGAGGTGACGAGCGCGTCGGCCGACGGCTCGGAGATCGCACGCGCCATGAAGAAGACGTCGTCGATGACGCATCGAGGTCCCGGCTGCCCCCACGGACTCGGTACAGGCCGGTGAACTCGGTACAGGCCGGTGAACTGCACTGACAGCGGATCTGCGCGATGAGGGCCGTCAGGAATAGCCTGGAATAGAGCGGCACCGGGACGGAGCGGACCCTCTCGATGCATCCCCTCGGCCCCGGAGTGCCGCAAAACAGGGAGGATGAGTCATGCCCTGGAATCTAAGCGGCACATACCTGGAGAGCTGTAACTGTGACGTGGTGTGCCCTTGCACCACTTCGGGCCTCACCGCACCGGCCGACCACGAGCGCTGCCAAGTGACCTTCGCCTTTCACGTGGACAGCGGGAACGTGGACGACGTCGACGTCTCCGACCGCAGCGTGGCCGTCTTCATCGACGGGCCGCGGGTGATGGCCGAGGGCGGCTGGCAGGTGGCGCTGTACGTCGACGCTTCAGCCGATGACGGCCAGGCGGAGGCGCTGAGGAAGGTCTTCTCAGGCCAGGTAGGCGGCCCGATGGCAGGGCTCGCTCCGCTCATCGGCGAGGTCCTCGGCGTGGAGCGCGTCCCCATCGACTACCGCGACGACGGTCGCCACCACGCCGCGCGGGTGGGCGATGCCATCGACATCGAGATCGAGGACCAGATTGCCCCGCAGTTCGGCCAGGACGGTCCGGTGATGAGTCTGACGGGCATGTTCCACCCGGTGAACAGCACACTGACGATCGCCCGGTCCACCCGGGCGACGGGCGACGGCGTGTACGGCCGGTCCTGGGACTTCACGGGCGGCAACGGACACTCGGCGCCCTTCATGTGGTCCGGATGACCGGTGGGCCGGTTACCGTCCGCATCCGGGTGGTCCCCGCCGGGCTGCTGCTGGTCGTGGCGGCTGCCGCCTGGGTCTGGATGGTGACGCGCTGGGGCGGCATGTCGGCCATGCCCGGCACTATGGGCCTGGGCCTGGCCGCTTTCCTGGC of the Streptomyces sp. 1222.5 genome contains:
- a CDS encoding DUF1326 domain-containing protein, producing the protein MPWNLSGTYLESCNCDVVCPCTTSGLTAPADHERCQVTFAFHVDSGNVDDVDVSDRSVAVFIDGPRVMAEGGWQVALYVDASADDGQAEALRKVFSGQVGGPMAGLAPLIGEVLGVERVPIDYRDDGRHHAARVGDAIDIEIEDQIAPQFGQDGPVMSLTGMFHPVNSTLTIARSTRATGDGVYGRSWDFTGGNGHSAPFMWSG